Sequence from the Pseudomonas sp. LS.1a genome:
AGATCACCTGGTCAATGGCGCCAACCATCTGCCCGGGGCGGATTTCACCCAGGTCGCCGCCCCGCTTGCCCGAAGGGCAGATGGAGAATTTTTTCGCGAGCACGTCGAAAGCCTCGCCATTGGCGATGCGCTGCTTGAGCTTTTCGGCTTCGTCAGCGGTCTTGACCAGGATGTGGCGGGCTTGGGCTTTCATGGGGTACCTGTGCTTCGGGGGCGAAAAAGGCGCGCATTATGCCTGAGCGAGCCGGGTTGAGGCCGTTGTGGGAGCGGCCTTGCGTCGCGAAAGGGCTGCGCAGCAGCCCCAGGATTTCAGCAGCGATGCATGAATTGCCGGGGCCGCTTTGCGGCCCTATCGCGACACAAGGCCGCTCCCACGATGACGGTGAATACCTTCATTATGGGGTACGCAACTCCTCACGATCCCGAAACTGCTCCAGCGCCTCGGGGTTGGCCAGGGCATCGGTGTTCTTCACCGGCAGGCCATGCACCACATTGCGAATCGCCAATTCCACCAGCTTGCCGCTGATGGTTCGCGGGATGTCATCGACCTGGGCGATCACCGCCGGGACATGGCGGGGCGTGGTGTACTGGCGGATCACCTGGCGGATGTGCTGGCGCAGGGGCTCATCCAGTTTCAGGCCGTCACGCAGGCGAACGAACAGCACCACCCGCACATCGCCTTGCCAGTCCTGGCCGATGGCCACGCTTTCCAGCACCTGCTCGACCTTTTCCACCTGACGGTAGATCTCTGCCGTGCCAATGCGCACGCCACCGGGGTTGAGAACCGCATCGGAGCGGCCATGAATCACCAGCCCGCCATCGGCACGCTGTTCGG
This genomic interval carries:
- a CDS encoding peptidylprolyl isomerase: MKAQARHILVKTADEAEKLKQRIANGEAFDVLAKKFSICPSGKRGGDLGEIRPGQMVGAIDQVIFKKPLRVVHGPIKSKFGYHLVQTFYRD